In Neorhizobium galegae, the following proteins share a genomic window:
- a CDS encoding F0F1 ATP synthase subunit B, translating to MFVTSAYAQTAPAATDPHAAPAGEAHTETGAHGGGTFPPFDAAHFSSQLLWLVITFGLFYLLMKKVIVPRVGGILEHRHDRIAQDLDEAARLKAEADAAVETYEKELAAARSKGHKIAETAREAAKTKAAADRTAIEAELAEKLAAAETRIGEIKAKAFAEVGQIAEETATAIVDQLIGAKASGDDIKAAVAAAKTEA from the coding sequence ATGTTCGTGACCTCGGCATATGCGCAGACCGCGCCGGCCGCTACTGATCCGCATGCCGCGCCTGCTGGCGAAGCGCATACCGAAACCGGCGCCCATGGCGGCGGCACCTTTCCGCCATTCGATGCGGCCCATTTCTCGTCGCAGCTGCTCTGGCTCGTCATCACCTTCGGCCTCTTCTATCTTTTGATGAAGAAGGTCATCGTTCCGCGCGTGGGTGGCATTCTCGAACACCGCCACGACCGGATTGCCCAGGACCTCGACGAAGCCGCCCGCCTGAAGGCGGAAGCGGACGCTGCCGTCGAGACCTATGAGAAGGAACTGGCTGCCGCCCGTTCCAAGGGCCACAAGATCGCCGAAACGGCTCGCGAAGCCGCCAAGACCAAGGCTGCCGCCGACCGCACCGCGATCGAGGCCGAACTTGCCGAGAAGCTGGCTGCCGCCGAAACCCGCATCGGCGAAATCAAGGCAAAAGCTTTCGCAGAAGTCGGCCAGATCGCCGAAGAAACCGCCACCGCCATCGTCGATCAGCTGATCGGCGCCAAGGCAAGCGGCGACGACATCAAGGCTGCCGTTGCAGCCGCGAAGACGGAGGCTTGA
- a CDS encoding F0F1 ATP synthase subunit C: protein MEAEAAKFIGAGLACFGMAGTALGLGNIFGSYLSGALRNPSAADSQFGRLVFGFAVTEALGIFSLLIALLLLYAV, encoded by the coding sequence ATGGAAGCGGAAGCAGCAAAGTTCATCGGTGCAGGCCTGGCTTGCTTTGGCATGGCCGGCACGGCTCTTGGCCTTGGCAACATCTTCGGCAGCTACCTGTCGGGCGCTCTGCGCAACCCGTCCGCCGCTGACAGCCAGTTCGGCCGTCTGGTGTTCGGCTTCGCCGTTACGGAAGCTCTGGGCATCTTCTCGCTGCTCATCGCTCTCCTGCTCCTGTACGCAGTCTAA
- a CDS encoding ribonuclease HII, with the protein MLPRTSPDSPMLFEDVPLVPDFSLELVARQAGHWPVAGTDEAGRGPLAGPVVAAAVILDPDNIPDGLNDSKQLTANQRELLFEAIMATAEVSIAASGPRHIDERNILRASLDAMRRAVAGLAVTPAYVLADGRDVPQGLCCPGKAVIKGDARSVSIAAASIIAKVTRDRMMTRAHLVFPGYGFANHVGYGTAQHRAGIEAHGPCSLHRMSFRPLKKDDLPES; encoded by the coding sequence ATGTTACCTCGCACGTCGCCCGATTCTCCGATGCTTTTCGAAGACGTTCCGCTGGTTCCGGATTTCAGTCTGGAGCTCGTGGCGCGGCAGGCCGGCCACTGGCCGGTCGCGGGCACCGACGAAGCGGGACGCGGGCCGCTGGCAGGCCCGGTCGTGGCCGCCGCCGTCATCCTCGACCCCGACAATATCCCGGACGGCCTCAACGATTCCAAACAACTCACCGCCAACCAGCGGGAACTTCTGTTCGAGGCGATCATGGCGACAGCAGAAGTGTCGATCGCCGCGTCCGGCCCGCGCCATATCGACGAGCGCAACATTTTGCGCGCCAGCCTCGACGCCATGCGCCGCGCGGTGGCGGGGCTTGCAGTGACGCCGGCCTATGTGCTCGCCGACGGCCGCGACGTGCCGCAGGGGCTCTGCTGCCCCGGCAAGGCGGTCATCAAGGGCGACGCCCGCTCCGTCTCGATTGCCGCCGCTTCGATCATCGCAAAAGTCACCCGCGACCGGATGATGACCCGCGCCCACCTGGTCTTCCCCGGGTACGGTTTTGCCAATCACGTCGGTTATGGGACGGCCCAGCACCGCGCCGGTATCGAGGCGCATGGGCCGTGCTCGCTGCATCGGATGAGTTTTCGGCCGCTTAAAAAGGATGATCTGCCGGAGAGCTAA
- a CDS encoding F0F1 ATP synthase subunit B, giving the protein MAFDATFFALVGLVLFLALIVYLKVPGMMAKSLDERAANIRKDLDEAKRLREEAQTLLAEYQRKRKEAEAEAAQIVAVAEREAAALTEEARQKTDEFVARRNALSEQKIKQAEAEAIGAVRAAAVDLAIAAAQSVIARKADASTQDTLFQDAVGKVQSRLN; this is encoded by the coding sequence ATGGCATTCGATGCAACATTTTTCGCACTCGTCGGCCTCGTTCTCTTCCTAGCTTTGATCGTCTATCTCAAAGTGCCGGGCATGATGGCGAAGTCGCTCGACGAGCGGGCCGCCAACATCCGCAAGGATCTCGACGAAGCCAAGCGTCTGCGCGAAGAAGCCCAGACCCTGCTCGCCGAATACCAGCGCAAGCGCAAGGAAGCCGAAGCGGAAGCCGCCCAGATCGTGGCTGTCGCCGAGCGTGAGGCTGCGGCCCTGACCGAGGAAGCTCGCCAGAAGACCGACGAATTCGTCGCTCGCCGCAACGCCCTTTCCGAGCAGAAGATCAAGCAGGCCGAAGCCGAAGCGATCGGCGCCGTGCGCGCTGCCGCCGTCGACCTCGCCATCGCCGCTGCCCAGAGCGTCATCGCCCGCAAGGCCGACGCCTCCACCCAGGACACGCTCTTCCAGGACGCCGTCGGCAAGGTGCAGTCGCGATTGAACTGA
- a CDS encoding glutathione S-transferase family protein: MRKPRLFGADYSVYVRTARLVLLEKAVDHELVPVDVFATGGPPTSHLERQPFGRIPAFEDGDFKLYETGAITRYVDEAFSGPALQPPTPRIRARMNQMIGIADSYVYPTLVWGIYVEQVSKPASGRRTDVVRLDAALERAPTCLKALAELSQDSAWLCGDGISLADLHLAPMIDYFMTSPVANDLLGKHSGLMSWWERVSARPSMLRTIPTG; encoded by the coding sequence ATGCGCAAGCCGCGATTATTCGGCGCAGACTACAGCGTTTATGTGCGGACGGCCCGCCTTGTCCTGCTGGAGAAGGCCGTGGACCACGAACTGGTTCCGGTCGATGTCTTTGCGACAGGTGGTCCGCCGACGTCACACCTCGAACGCCAGCCCTTCGGGCGGATCCCAGCGTTTGAAGATGGCGACTTTAAGCTCTACGAGACCGGAGCGATCACGCGCTATGTGGACGAGGCATTTAGTGGTCCCGCGTTGCAGCCACCTACCCCTCGCATTCGGGCGCGCATGAACCAGATGATTGGCATTGCGGACAGCTATGTCTACCCGACACTCGTGTGGGGCATTTATGTCGAGCAGGTTTCCAAACCCGCCAGCGGCAGGCGGACGGATGTCGTCCGCCTGGATGCTGCGCTCGAAAGGGCGCCGACCTGCCTGAAGGCCCTTGCCGAACTGTCGCAGGACTCCGCGTGGCTCTGCGGTGATGGGATCAGCCTGGCGGACCTTCACTTGGCGCCGATGATCGACTATTTCATGACGTCGCCCGTCGCAAACGACCTGCTGGGCAAGCATTCCGGCCTGATGTCCTGGTGGGAACGGGTATCCGCGCGGCCGAGCATGCTCAGGACGATACCGACGGGCTGA